From Spea bombifrons isolate aSpeBom1 chromosome 6, aSpeBom1.2.pri, whole genome shotgun sequence, a single genomic window includes:
- the HSD17B7 gene encoding 3-keto-steroid reductase/17-beta-hydroxysteroid dehydrogenase 7 isoform X2, with amino-acid sequence MRKVVVVTGANSGIGLALCERLLSKDDQIRLCLACRNTQRAEAARMSLLSSHPSADVSIVQVDVGSLKSVVQGAEVLKERKAISMFATGEGLLTQEDKVTQDGLQEVFATNVFGHFILIKELEPLLCHMDSPSHVIWTSSSNARKGSFRLTDYQHTQGQEPYSSSKYATDLLSVALNKHYNKQGMYSSVVCPGLVMTNLTYGILPSFFWTFIMPIMWLIRVFTNTFTLSPYNGAEALLWLFSRKPESLDLLAKHHSCTSGMGNNYVQSIKMDLDEESSDRFYEKLLDLENQVRKKITS; translated from the exons ATGCGGAAGGTCGTGGTTGTCACCGGAGCCAACAG TGGCATAGGCCTGGCACTGTGTGAGAGACTTCTGTCCAAGGATGACCAGATCCGTTTATGCCTGGCCTGCAGGAACACGCAGAGGGCCGAAGCTGCCCGAATGTCCCTCTTGTCCTCTCATCCATCAGCTGATGTCAGTATTGTGCAAGTGGATGTAGGTAGCCTTAAATCAGTGGTACAAGGTGCAGAAGTACTTAAAGAAAG GAAAGCCATCAGCATGTTTGCAACGGGAGAAGGACTCTTGACACAAGAGGACAAGGTGACTCAGGATGGTTTGCAGGAAGTTTTTGCAACCAATGTTTTTGGCCACTTTATACTG ATTAAAGAACTAGAACCTCTGTTATGTCACATGGATAGTCCCTCCCACGTCATCTGGACTTCTTCTAGCAATGCAAGAAAGGGCTCTTTCCGTCTTACAGATTATCAGCACACTCAAGGCCAAGAACCATACAGCTCTTCAAAATATGCTACAGATCTGTTGAGTGTTGCTTTAAATAAGCATTACAACAAGCAG GGTATGTATTCCAGTGTGGTTTGTCCGGGTCTTGTAATGACGAATCTCACATATGGGATCCTACCATCTTTCTTCTGGACGTTTATCATGCCCATAATGTGGCTG ATCCGTGTCTTTACAAACACTTTCACCCTCTCACCATATAACGGAGCGGAAGCACTG CTGTGGCTTTTCAGTAGGAAGCCTGAATCACTTGATTTGCTAGCAAAACATCACAGCTGCACTTCTGGTATGGGCAATAATTATGTCCAGTCCATTAAG atggACCTCGACGAAGAAAGCAGTGATAGATTTTATGAAAAGCTTCTAGATTTAGAAAATCAAGTTCGCAAAAAAATAACCTCttaa
- the HSD17B7 gene encoding 3-keto-steroid reductase/17-beta-hydroxysteroid dehydrogenase 7 isoform X1 yields MRKVVVVTGANSGIGLALCERLLSKDDQIRLCLACRNTQRAEAARMSLLSSHPSADVSIVQVDVGSLKSVVQGAEVLKERYGRIDYLYLNAGIMPNPRVSHKAFITGLFSGKAISMFATGEGLLTQEDKVTQDGLQEVFATNVFGHFILIKELEPLLCHMDSPSHVIWTSSSNARKGSFRLTDYQHTQGQEPYSSSKYATDLLSVALNKHYNKQGMYSSVVCPGLVMTNLTYGILPSFFWTFIMPIMWLIRVFTNTFTLSPYNGAEALLWLFSRKPESLDLLAKHHSCTSGMGNNYVQSIKMDLDEESSDRFYEKLLDLENQVRKKITS; encoded by the exons ATGCGGAAGGTCGTGGTTGTCACCGGAGCCAACAG TGGCATAGGCCTGGCACTGTGTGAGAGACTTCTGTCCAAGGATGACCAGATCCGTTTATGCCTGGCCTGCAGGAACACGCAGAGGGCCGAAGCTGCCCGAATGTCCCTCTTGTCCTCTCATCCATCAGCTGATGTCAGTATTGTGCAAGTGGATGTAGGTAGCCTTAAATCAGTGGTACAAGGTGCAGAAGTACTTAAAGAAAG GTATGGTCGAATTGACTACTTATACCTAAATGCTGGTATAATGCCCAACCCACGGGTTAGCCACAAAGCTTTTATCACAGGATTATTTTCCGG GAAAGCCATCAGCATGTTTGCAACGGGAGAAGGACTCTTGACACAAGAGGACAAGGTGACTCAGGATGGTTTGCAGGAAGTTTTTGCAACCAATGTTTTTGGCCACTTTATACTG ATTAAAGAACTAGAACCTCTGTTATGTCACATGGATAGTCCCTCCCACGTCATCTGGACTTCTTCTAGCAATGCAAGAAAGGGCTCTTTCCGTCTTACAGATTATCAGCACACTCAAGGCCAAGAACCATACAGCTCTTCAAAATATGCTACAGATCTGTTGAGTGTTGCTTTAAATAAGCATTACAACAAGCAG GGTATGTATTCCAGTGTGGTTTGTCCGGGTCTTGTAATGACGAATCTCACATATGGGATCCTACCATCTTTCTTCTGGACGTTTATCATGCCCATAATGTGGCTG ATCCGTGTCTTTACAAACACTTTCACCCTCTCACCATATAACGGAGCGGAAGCACTG CTGTGGCTTTTCAGTAGGAAGCCTGAATCACTTGATTTGCTAGCAAAACATCACAGCTGCACTTCTGGTATGGGCAATAATTATGTCCAGTCCATTAAG atggACCTCGACGAAGAAAGCAGTGATAGATTTTATGAAAAGCTTCTAGATTTAGAAAATCAAGTTCGCAAAAAAATAACCTCttaa